Proteins from a single region of Sporosarcina sp. P33:
- the purE gene encoding 5-(carboxyamino)imidazole ribonucleotide mutase, which produces MEPKIGVIMGSKSDWETMKHACDILDELGVPYEKKVVSAHRTPDFMFDYAEQAEKKGLHAIIAGAGGAAHLPGMVAAKTLVPVIGVPVQSKALNGMDSLLSIVQMPGGVPVATVSIGKAGATNAGLLAAQMLSVQDEELRSRLQQRRDEMKKIAMESSGELN; this is translated from the coding sequence TTGGAACCGAAGATTGGTGTCATTATGGGCAGTAAGAGCGACTGGGAAACAATGAAGCATGCATGCGACATATTAGATGAACTGGGCGTTCCTTATGAAAAGAAAGTAGTGTCGGCCCACCGTACACCGGATTTCATGTTTGACTATGCAGAACAAGCCGAGAAAAAAGGCTTGCATGCTATTATCGCAGGTGCAGGCGGAGCTGCCCATTTACCGGGAATGGTTGCGGCAAAAACGCTCGTTCCTGTTATTGGTGTGCCCGTGCAGTCCAAAGCATTGAATGGAATGGACTCTCTGCTGTCTATCGTACAAATGCCAGGCGGCGTTCCGGTGGCTACTGTTTCGATCGGTAAAGCAGGCGCTACAAATGCCGGACTTCTTGCAGCTCAAATGCTTAGTGTACAAGATGAAGAATTACGCAGCAGACTGCAGCAGAGGCGCGATGAAATGAAGAAAATCGCGATGGAAAGCAGTGGTGAACTAAATTGA
- the purQ gene encoding phosphoribosylformylglycinamidine synthase subunit PurQ, with translation MKFAVLVFPGLTCDLDMYHAIEETVKQDVEYVWHTEAGQLDQFDAVLLPTGTSYGNYLRPGALAKSSPAFKQLQAFAESGKPVLGVGNGFHILVEAGLLPGGFLRNRGLKFRSAQESIRVENSNTAFTKDYTQGQVLTLPVAHEFGNYYADEQTVEKLKTNNQIIFTYAEENTDGSTEAIAGITNEEGNVLGMMPLPERAVEEIIGGTDGAALFQSIMNNRGEQHVN, from the coding sequence ATGAAGTTCGCCGTTCTAGTATTCCCAGGTCTTACTTGTGATCTTGATATGTATCATGCGATTGAGGAAACAGTAAAGCAAGATGTTGAATACGTTTGGCATACAGAAGCCGGTCAACTCGATCAATTCGATGCGGTTCTTCTCCCGACAGGCACTTCATACGGAAATTACCTGCGTCCGGGAGCCTTGGCAAAAAGTTCTCCTGCATTCAAACAGCTTCAAGCATTTGCAGAATCAGGCAAACCCGTGTTAGGCGTCGGTAATGGATTTCATATTTTGGTGGAAGCAGGTCTGCTTCCGGGCGGCTTCTTGCGTAACCGCGGTTTGAAATTCCGTTCCGCTCAAGAATCAATCCGAGTGGAAAACAGCAATACTGCTTTTACAAAAGACTATACACAAGGTCAGGTTCTTACATTGCCTGTTGCACATGAATTCGGTAATTATTACGCGGATGAACAGACAGTGGAGAAATTAAAAACTAATAATCAGATTATTTTTACGTATGCAGAAGAAAATACAGATGGCAGCACAGAAGCAATCGCAGGCATCACGAATGAAGAAGGTAATGTGCTGGGGATGATGCCGCTTCCTGAACGTGCAGTGGAAGAAATAATCGGCGGAACAGATGGAGCAGCATTATTCCAATCAATTATGAATAATCGGGGTGAACAGCATGTCAATTAA
- the purL gene encoding phosphoribosylformylglycinamidine synthase subunit PurL → MSINHEPTAEQIKDNRLYLQMGMTDAEYERAEEMLGRTPNYTETGLFSAMWSEHCSYKSSKSVLRKFPTEGARVLQGPGEGAGIVDIGDNQAAVFKMESHNSPSAIEPFIGAATGAGGIIRDVFSMGARPVALVNSMRFGDLTDPRDKFLFEEAVAGIASYGNTMGIPTVAGEVQFDQCYSKRPLVNAMAVGLLNHEDIQKGVAAGVGNTVLYAGATTGRDGIHGATMSSSELTIEEEQELPVMQAGDPFIEKLLMEACLELVKSDALIGIQDMGAAGLTSSAAEMASKAGYGVELNLDLVPQREENMTAYEMMLSESQERMLIVVKKGREEEVIELFTKYGINAVAIGRVTDDKMLRLLHKGEVAAEISADLLAEDAPSYQKESKEPASFAENQAMENKEPQVTDLKTTLLDLLQRPTIASKEWVYNQFDTGARTSTVLAPGASAGVVRVRGTNKGIAMTADCNSRFIYLDPETGGKIAVAEAARNLVCSGAEPIALTDCLNFGSPDKPEVFWQLEKSADGISEACRKLNAPVIGGNVSLSNEVNGVPIYPTPTIGLVGIVHDLNQVTTPGFKQAGDAIYLIGQTETEFGGSELQQMIEGKIFGKSPAIDLDVEAARQQQLLEAIQAGLIQSAADLSEGGFAVALCESAFGARGLGANVTVEGSAVTALFSETQSRFLVTVHAEQVAAFEAKVQDAVKIGAVTDDEELVIKDAEGTVLVEGTVEEFHTAWKGAIACLLNSED, encoded by the coding sequence ATGTCAATTAATCACGAACCTACAGCGGAGCAAATCAAAGATAATCGCTTATATCTCCAAATGGGCATGACAGATGCAGAATATGAGCGTGCGGAAGAAATGCTTGGCCGCACTCCGAACTATACGGAAACAGGATTGTTTTCTGCCATGTGGTCAGAGCACTGTTCATATAAAAGCTCAAAATCTGTTCTGCGCAAATTCCCGACTGAAGGTGCACGCGTGCTGCAAGGGCCTGGTGAAGGTGCAGGTATTGTGGACATCGGTGATAATCAGGCTGCTGTATTCAAAATGGAATCGCATAACTCACCTTCTGCAATCGAGCCTTTTATCGGAGCGGCAACAGGTGCAGGCGGAATTATTCGTGATGTATTCTCAATGGGAGCACGTCCGGTAGCATTAGTGAACTCTATGCGTTTTGGTGATTTAACAGATCCGCGTGATAAATTCTTATTCGAAGAAGCGGTAGCGGGAATCGCAAGTTATGGTAACACAATGGGAATTCCGACAGTAGCGGGTGAAGTGCAGTTTGATCAGTGCTACTCTAAGCGTCCGCTCGTTAACGCAATGGCTGTCGGTTTACTGAATCATGAAGATATTCAAAAAGGAGTAGCGGCAGGAGTCGGGAATACGGTTCTGTACGCAGGTGCGACAACGGGCCGTGACGGAATTCATGGCGCTACGATGTCTTCATCCGAACTTACAATTGAAGAAGAACAAGAACTGCCGGTTATGCAGGCGGGAGATCCATTCATTGAAAAGTTATTGATGGAAGCTTGTTTGGAATTAGTGAAATCTGATGCGCTGATCGGTATTCAAGATATGGGTGCAGCAGGTCTGACGTCTTCAGCCGCAGAAATGGCTTCTAAAGCCGGCTATGGCGTGGAGTTAAACTTGGATCTTGTACCGCAGCGTGAAGAGAATATGACGGCGTATGAAATGATGCTGTCTGAATCTCAGGAACGTATGCTCATCGTTGTGAAAAAGGGCCGTGAAGAAGAAGTCATCGAGTTATTCACGAAATATGGCATCAATGCTGTGGCAATCGGACGGGTTACAGACGATAAAATGCTTCGCCTGCTTCATAAAGGGGAAGTCGCTGCAGAAATCTCAGCAGATTTATTGGCTGAAGATGCACCAAGCTATCAAAAAGAATCGAAGGAACCTGCATCATTTGCAGAAAACCAGGCGATGGAAAATAAAGAACCGCAAGTAACTGATTTGAAAACGACATTGCTTGATCTATTGCAGCGTCCGACGATTGCTTCAAAAGAATGGGTCTACAATCAGTTTGATACAGGCGCAAGAACGAGCACAGTCCTCGCGCCGGGAGCTTCAGCAGGTGTTGTGCGTGTAAGAGGAACGAATAAAGGAATTGCGATGACAGCGGATTGTAACTCACGTTTCATTTATTTGGATCCGGAAACAGGCGGTAAGATTGCGGTAGCAGAAGCTGCACGTAACCTAGTATGTTCCGGCGCAGAGCCAATCGCACTGACAGATTGCCTGAACTTCGGAAGTCCGGATAAGCCGGAAGTATTCTGGCAGCTGGAAAAGTCGGCGGATGGCATTTCAGAAGCTTGCCGTAAACTCAACGCTCCGGTAATCGGCGGTAACGTATCCCTTTCCAATGAAGTGAACGGGGTGCCGATCTATCCGACACCGACAATTGGTTTGGTAGGTATCGTTCATGATTTGAACCAGGTAACAACGCCAGGATTCAAACAAGCAGGAGACGCGATCTATTTGATCGGTCAGACAGAAACAGAGTTTGGCGGCAGTGAGCTGCAGCAGATGATTGAAGGGAAAATCTTCGGTAAATCACCTGCAATCGATTTAGATGTTGAAGCAGCACGCCAGCAACAGCTTCTGGAAGCGATTCAGGCCGGATTAATACAGTCTGCAGCTGATCTGTCAGAAGGCGGATTTGCTGTCGCACTTTGTGAAAGTGCATTTGGCGCACGCGGTCTGGGCGCAAATGTAACAGTTGAAGGTTCAGCAGTTACAGCATTATTCAGTGAAACACAATCACGTTTCCTAGTTACTGTACACGCAGAACAAGTGGCTGCGTTTGAAGCTAAGGTTCAGGATGCAGTGAAAATCGGAGCAGTGACAGATGATGAAGAACTTGTCATCAAAGACGCAGAAGGAACTGTCCTAGTAGAAGGGACGGTAGAAGAATTCCACACTGCTTGGAAAGGAGCAATCGCATGCTTGCTGAACTCAGAGGATTAA
- the purS gene encoding phosphoribosylformylglycinamidine synthase subunit PurS codes for MTKVTIYVTLRESVVDPQGIATAEALQKMGYEEVKSVRVGKLIELELEGSEQSIETRVNEMCNDLLINKVIEDFRFEIGEVASK; via the coding sequence ATGACGAAAGTAACTATTTATGTAACACTGCGTGAAAGTGTTGTAGATCCACAAGGAATCGCGACAGCTGAAGCACTTCAAAAGATGGGCTACGAAGAAGTGAAAAGTGTACGGGTTGGTAAATTAATCGAGCTGGAGCTGGAAGGTTCAGAACAGTCAATCGAAACACGCGTGAATGAAATGTGCAACGATCTGCTGATCAATAAAGTCATTGAAGATTTTCGATTTGAAATCGGGGAGGTTGCCAGCAAATGA
- a CDS encoding DUF2179 domain-containing protein: MLMVLIIFSINIIYVSFMTVRIILTLKGYRYVAAIVSMVETVVYVIGLGLVLDNLDQIQNLIAYAVGYGSGVIIGSKIEERLALGYITVNVITADINKEIPAELRRLGYGVTDSAANGLSGGRSTMQILTPRKYEMQLYKTITDLDPKAFIISYEPKSIHGGFWVRNVKRGKLFK, translated from the coding sequence ATGTTAATGGTGTTAATTATTTTCTCAATCAATATTATATATGTATCCTTTATGACAGTACGGATAATTCTGACTCTGAAAGGTTATCGTTATGTTGCTGCAATAGTGAGTATGGTAGAAACAGTTGTCTATGTTATCGGTCTTGGATTGGTTCTTGACAATTTGGATCAAATTCAAAACTTAATTGCTTATGCAGTAGGATATGGATCAGGTGTTATCATTGGATCGAAAATTGAAGAGCGGCTGGCACTTGGCTATATTACAGTTAATGTTATAACAGCGGATATAAATAAAGAAATACCTGCTGAATTGCGCCGGCTCGGTTATGGGGTTACAGACTCTGCAGCTAATGGATTAAGCGGAGGCCGCTCCACTATGCAGATCCTGACACCGCGTAAATATGAAATGCAGCTGTATAAAACGATAACGGATCTGGATCCGAAGGCGTTTATTATATCGTATGAACCTAAGTCGATACATGGCGGATTCTGGGTGCGGAATGTGAAAAGAGGTAAATTATTTAAATGA
- a CDS encoding NETI motif-containing protein, with amino-acid sequence MSKQKMWFDRNEDETLEECLQRIQSLGYTVVARREKPLFEQVGEEYIPVRQQTQFQGVKTSQ; translated from the coding sequence ATGAGTAAACAGAAAATGTGGTTTGACAGAAATGAAGATGAGACACTGGAAGAGTGCCTGCAGCGAATTCAAAGTTTGGGATATACTGTTGTTGCCCGGCGGGAAAAGCCTTTATTTGAACAAGTAGGGGAAGAGTATATACCTGTCAGGCAACAAACTCAGTTTCAAGGGGTTAAAACTAGCCAATAA
- the purK gene encoding 5-(carboxyamino)imidazole ribonucleotide synthase: MIQPGQTIGIIGGGQLGRMMGLAAKEAGFKIAVLDPTKNSPCGQLADIEIVAPYNDEEALNELSKVSDVITFEFENIDYEGLKRLTEKAYVPQGAELVRITQNRINEKAEIRAAGAPVAPYVTADSFEELEQKIDEVGFPCIVKTAFGGYDGKGQVKLETKDELGSAEELFAHSACIAEAFVPFEREISVIIQRNPAGQTYCLPIAENIHKHHILHESIVPARVDEGVLRQAVSAAEKIAGHLELVGTLAVEMFVLPDGAIIINELAPRPHNSGHYSIEACNISQFHQHIRAVCGWPLREPRLWAPSIMVNVLGEHVEPLQKRVADYPNWSVHLYGKAEAKEKRKMGHVTIMTDDLEETLQEIEQSGIWQD; this comes from the coding sequence ATGATTCAGCCTGGACAGACCATCGGGATAATCGGCGGAGGACAATTGGGGCGGATGATGGGGCTTGCGGCAAAAGAAGCAGGATTCAAAATCGCAGTACTTGATCCCACAAAGAACTCCCCTTGCGGCCAACTGGCAGATATTGAAATTGTAGCTCCTTATAACGATGAGGAAGCGTTGAATGAATTAAGCAAAGTGAGCGATGTTATTACATTTGAGTTTGAAAATATTGATTACGAAGGATTAAAACGGCTGACAGAGAAGGCGTATGTGCCACAGGGAGCTGAATTAGTCCGCATTACACAAAACCGCATTAATGAAAAAGCGGAGATCAGAGCGGCTGGAGCACCTGTAGCGCCGTATGTAACAGCTGACAGCTTTGAAGAACTGGAACAGAAAATAGATGAAGTAGGCTTTCCATGTATCGTCAAGACGGCTTTTGGCGGGTATGACGGTAAAGGCCAAGTAAAACTTGAAACAAAAGATGAGCTGGGCAGTGCAGAAGAATTGTTTGCACACTCTGCTTGTATAGCAGAAGCGTTCGTACCGTTTGAAAGAGAGATATCAGTTATTATACAGCGCAATCCGGCGGGGCAGACATATTGCCTGCCGATCGCGGAAAATATTCATAAGCATCATATATTGCACGAATCAATCGTACCGGCACGAGTGGATGAGGGCGTTTTGAGACAAGCTGTAAGTGCAGCGGAGAAAATCGCCGGGCACCTGGAGTTAGTCGGTACATTGGCAGTTGAAATGTTCGTTCTTCCTGACGGTGCAATCATTATTAATGAATTAGCGCCGCGTCCGCATAATTCCGGGCACTATTCGATTGAAGCATGTAATATTTCGCAATTTCATCAGCATATCCGTGCGGTTTGCGGATGGCCTCTTCGTGAGCCGAGACTTTGGGCACCTTCCATCATGGTGAACGTACTGGGAGAACATGTGGAACCGCTCCAGAAGCGTGTTGCAGATTATCCAAACTGGTCCGTTCATTTATATGGAAAGGCAGAAGCGAAAGAAAAGCGTAAGATGGGCCATGTAACGATTATGACGGATGATTTGGAAGAAACATTGCAGGAAATTGAACAGTCTGGTATTTGGCAAGATTAA